The Gemmatimonadales bacterium sequence CCGTCACGATGGGGGTGCTCGCCGAGGTTGGCAGGGTGCTCGTGGACCTTCACGGCCAGCATGAGACCCAGTCGCTGCTCCGGCCCGACGCCCAGCGCGACATCCTCGACGCCTTCGGCGACGCGGGCGCGGAAGCGGTCTCCGTCGTCGCCGCGTTCGAGGCGCGTGAGCGCTTGATGGAGGAGCGGCGGCGGCTGGAAACGCGGCAAGCCGAGGCGCGCAGGCGCGCCGACTACCTCAAGCACGTAGCCGACGAGATCACCCGGGCCGCGCCGAAGAGCGGCGAGTTGGACGCGCTCGACGCCGAAGCCAAGCGGCTGAGCCACGCCGAGGAGCTGGGACATACCGCCGAGGACCTGGCCCAGTGCCTCGACGGCGACGACCGTGCGGCCGGCTCGGCGCTGGGGCACGCGGCGCGGCTGCTCCAGGTGCTGGAGCGCATCGATCCGTCGGGCGCCGACGGATGGCGGGAGATGCTCGACGCGGCCACGGTCAACGTCGGGGAGTTGGCGCGGGCGGTGCGCGACTACGCCGACGGCGTTCAGCTCGATCCCGCGCGCCTGGCCGAGGTCGAGCGGCGCCGGGACGTCCTGTTCCGGCTCGACCAGAAGTACGGCCCCGGGCTGGAGCGAGTGGTCGCCGCGGGGGAGGAGGCGCGGCGCGAGCTGGACCTGCTCGACACCGCCGGAACGGATCTCGCGGACCTGGCGCGCCGCATCGAGGACGCCGACCGGGACTTCGCCGATCGCTGCCGCGCGCTCGGCGCGAAACGCCTGGCGGCGGCGAAACACCTTGGCAGGGCGGTCACGAAGCACCTAAGCAGTCTCGGGATGCCGGACGGGAAGTTCCGCGTGGCGCTCGAGCCGCAGGAAAAAGCCGGCCGCTACGGCGCCGAGCGGATCGAGTTCCTGGTGGAGCTGAACCCGGGAATGGGAGCGCGGCCCATGGCGCGCGTGGCCTCGGGCGGCGAGCTCTCACGGCTCATGTTGGCGCTCAAGGTGGAATTGGCCCGCCACGACGCGATTCCGTCGCTCGTCTTCGACGAAGTGGACCAGGGAGTCGGCGGACATGTCGCCAGTCGCGTAGCGGAGGCGCTCTCGGCGGTCGCATCGGAGCACCAGGTCCTGGTGATCACGCACTTGCCCCAGATCGCGGCGGCTGCCTCGCGGCATCTGGTCGTGGCGAAAGCCTCGGCCGGTGGCGTGGCGGAAACCGATGTCAGGCCCGTGGAGGGAGATGCGCGCGTCGACGAGGTCGCAAAGATGCTGGGAGGGGTGATGACCACGGCGAGGCGGCACGCTCGGGAACTTCTCAAACAGCGGTGACTCGGTTGCCCGCTCCCCACCTCACCACATCACCTCATCACCACATCACCTCATCACCACACCTCATCACCACACGCGCACGTAGCCCCGGATCACGAGCCGGAAGACGCTGGCCTGCGGCACCGCGCCGCCCTTGCCCCAGAACGTGTTCTGATACGACGCCGTGACGGTGTACGGCAGGCTCGCCCGGTGCTCCGCGTAGCGGCCCAGCGTCGAGAACGTGATCCCCGCGGCCATCCGCATCCTCCGCACCGCCGTCTCCTGCTCCAGCACCGTCGCCGGCAGCCCGATGCGGGTCTCGTCGTCCGGATCCACGTAGCTGAACCGGGTGGCGCCCTGCGAGAAGTAGTGGTAGCCGACGCCGACCGAGAATGCGTCGTCCAGCCGCCAGTTCGGGACGATGTCGATCGCCACGTAGTCGCCCAGATCGCGGCGCACCAGCGCCAGGCTGGAAAAAGGCGCGAAGGGCAGGTTGGCCGGAGTGACCCGGCGCACCAGCTCGTCGGCGAACTGGCGGCCGTAACGGGCTCCGGCGTGGACCCAGAAAGTGCTTGCGACTATCAGGTCGTTGCGGGTCGCGACCTCGACGTCCAGCTGGCGGTCGCCGGTGCCGACGTCGATCAGGTTGTTCGGCGAGTCGCGCGTCCCGGTGGGGAGCCGGACGGTGACGGCGACCTGCGAGCGGAAGCGGGGCCGGTCGGCGAGCTGGTA is a genomic window containing:
- the recN gene encoding DNA repair protein RecN, which encodes MLAELRVRDLAVIADARLELGPGLNVLTGETGAGKSMLVDALALLLGERAAGDLVRAGAERAVVEGAFELEGRTAILETLEAVGVEADGDHLVLKREVQASGRSRAWVNGSPVTMGVLAEVGRVLVDLHGQHETQSLLRPDAQRDILDAFGDAGAEAVSVVAAFEARERLMEERRRLETRQAEARRRADYLKHVADEITRAAPKSGELDALDAEAKRLSHAEELGHTAEDLAQCLDGDDRAAGSALGHAARLLQVLERIDPSGADGWREMLDAATVNVGELARAVRDYADGVQLDPARLAEVERRRDVLFRLDQKYGPGLERVVAAGEEARRELDLLDTAGTDLADLARRIEDADRDFADRCRALGAKRLAAAKHLGRAVTKHLSSLGMPDGKFRVALEPQEKAGRYGAERIEFLVELNPGMGARPMARVASGGELSRLMLALKVELARHDAIPSLVFDEVDQGVGGHVASRVAEALSAVASEHQVLVITHLPQIAAAASRHLVVAKASAGGVAETDVRPVEGDARVDEVAKMLGGVMTTARRHARELLKQR